Genomic segment of Mucilaginibacter sabulilitoris:
TGGCGAGATAAAGAAGATATTAAATACAAATGATGCTTACACAGTAGGCGTAAGGTTATATCTTGTGTATCTGGTAGCTTTAGGTCATTCAAGCAGGAAGTTGTCTGAACTTCATAATATCAGCTTCAAGCAGATTACGAATTGGGTACATCGATTTGAACAAGATGGCATCGAGGGGCTAAAGGACAAAAAAGGCCGGGGAAGGCGAAGCGCTATGTCAGATGGACAGCTGAACCGGATAAAGGAACTGGTTCTAAAAGAAAGCCCCGCCAATTATGGCTTCCTGTCAGAAAAATGGACAGGGCCGCTACTGGCACAGTGGATCAAAACGGAATACGGATTAGAGTATCAAAAAGCTCAGATATACAACCTTCTAGAAAAGATAGGGATCGCCTTTGAAAAAAAAGCTGGCTTAGTTATAAAAGTGTAATTATTTAATATACTTTCACCAAAAGTGACGAAGAACCACTATCTCCATAATATACAAATAAGCTTCCCATTTGCAGATAAAATCCTCCAATCGGGTAAAACGGTCTATGGAAATTTGCACCGTTCCCATACATACATTACCGCTATCATAAATATTGAAGTAAGGTGCATGATAAAGAGGCGTGTTAGCATTCGGCTTTGTTTTTCCTTTCAGGGCATACACATTAAGACTGTTTTTACTGGCTTTCCAAACCATTGCGGGAATATGTGCTTCACCTTTTGGAATTTGCAAACCATCTACAAAAAACAAATTGGTTGCCATCGGCGGCGTGTACCAAACCACATAACCCTCGGCCTGTGCATCAAGATATAATACATTGGCAGGTAGTAAACCCTTTGGCTTTAGATAATTGGTTTTCAGTTCCTCGGTAGCTTGAAACAACTTGCTCAAAGTCACCATTTCTGCTATGCTTAACGGGTGGGCGTTGATTGGCTGCCCCCGTTTACCAATGTCATAACTTTCTACATAAACCTCATTTTTATCGGTTTCGTAACCGTAGTTATCTTTTTGGATGGCTTGGTTCTGATATATTAGCAGTGCCTTTACTGGCGCAAACTGGTTGTTAAATTGTTCACTTATGTTCGTCATGGTCTTTTTAAATTAGTGGTCGTATTGATTTAGAAAAGTGCAGAGCCTGTCTAAGAGCGGAAAAAAACGGTTCTCAAAACCAAAGCTTTCGGATGTGGTGAGGTCAACATTATCAAACAGCACCACATCAATAGGTTCATCGGTAATCCCCATTTCCTGAAAGCTGCAATCAATTATCGACATGACTGTTTCAATTACAGAATCATTACCACTCCAATAAAAGCTGACATATTCATCGGCTTTTATCCGCTCATTTACATCAGGTTAATACAGGTCGGGGCGTATTGCATCGAACATATTGCGGGTTGGATATGCCTTATACAATTGCACAAACTCAATGGCCAGTATCGCCAGATCATTATCCCTAACTTCTGCATTGGCATAATTCAAAATAGTATCTTCCATTTGTTCGAGCCTTACCTTTTCATCCATTAACCTGCCTAACTTGATGCCTGAATTTTGGAGCATTGACAGTTCGTCCAATTGTTCCTCCTTATAGGCTGTTTCTTCTGCATCATCCTCATATATTTCCTCGTTAATCATATCTTCCACATAGCGGTACTGGTCGGCTAAAAAGGTGTTATAATCTGAATACATAGGTATTTGCACAACCTGATACAGGTAAGCAAAAATGGCGGTCACCACTTCGGAAACTGGTTGTTGTTGGGCATCCGACACCCAATTCCAAAGGGGTTTTATAGGAATATAATACAGCATACTACCCGTATCATACTGGTTTATGGTGGCTAAAACCGCCTGGTGCGTATCATCTTTCAGGATGATGCAGTCCAGTTTTTTATTAATGGCTTTAACCCGTTCGTTCGTGATAGACCATGAATGATAGATATTTTGCGGGAAAGAAAGCCCGGTGACATCAGGTATTTGCAGGTCATAGTATTTGCAAATATTTTCAAGAGAGCGGAAAAACTCCGTTTCCGCTTTCTCTATATTGCCGTCAAATAACCAAAAGGGTTTAAATGTATGGTTCAGAAAACCATCACCACCATTTCGGGGGGCGCGCTTCTTAACGGGTTGCGCTGTATTTCTCCCGCATCGGGCAGACGGTTTAATTTTTCGGCGTATTGGCCGAACTTTGCATATACTCTCCATAGGTCATTATCCTTATCAATTTTTACTTTGGTGATTACTTTATTTTTCATGATTAGCCTTTCGTTCCCATCGTGGTTTCAAAATGGTACTGCATTTCATCGTCCTTAAATTCGGGGCCTCGTATTTTGGCGGTGGTGAGTATCGGGTAAATGTTGGCGTAATAATTCCGCACATCCTCGGTAGTCATAATTTCATTGGGTCTTGCAGGGTCTGCCAAGCGCACTTCCTGACCATTATTTTTATGCAGGAACACCCTGCTGATTGTTGTAACTTCCATGATAAATCTATTAGGCTAAATCATTAATGAATGCTTCGTATTTGGCTTTATGCTTTAAGAGTTCAGCACTCTTTTCATTGATTTCCTCTGCCTTTTCGAGGTAGTCAGCACAGGTTTGCAATAGGCTTATCGCTTCGTCATACTTAAACACCTTGCTCAATTCTGCGACCTGCTCCAATACACCTACATAGCGTTTTTCCTTTTCAGCCAGTACCTTTTGTTCATTTTCCTGTTTGGAGAACAGGTTATTGGTTTCATCCTGTTCATCATCATCATCGGTGTCATTGGTAGTAGCAGATGAAGATTTACCTTTGTTAGCTTTGTTCTTTTTGTCCAGTTCAGCTTTAGAGTTTTCGGCAGCCTTTTTAAGGCTTTGCTGATAGGCATCCAAATTGGCAAACAGCGCTGCGGTTTGCTTTACTGGTGCCGCTATGGCGTTAAAAAATCCCTCGCCCAATTCGATAGCATTGCCTTTCAATATCATCGGAGGAATGACGTTGCCTGCGGTATCTGCCGTTGCGTTCGGCAGGAACACCGAAACGGTTAACACACCCTCGGTATTTTTTATAAAGTTTAAGTTTAAAGCCCCCTGAAATTCAAGGGCGCTGATATGTTCAAAAAAGTTCGTTTTCATGGTATCTCGGTTTTTTGTCTTTTAAAATTTTTGTTCCTTTTCCTTTTTGGTAGTAATCTTTATACCCGTTGCTTTCGATGACAGCCCTAAGCATAATTTCGGCGTGCCTGATGGCAAAAGCATCTTCCGCACTTACAAATAACAGGTTGGTGTCTTTGAAAAAGCGCAGGGCGTTTGCGATAACTTTAATGGCTTTTCGTTCGGTTCTATTGGCTAAATGGCTCATGTGCTTAATATTCTAAATTGATACATTGCTCTTTAGTAGCATTTAACAGGCTTTCGATGTAGGCTATAAATTCGCCCTGTTTGATTATCCTTTGGAATGTGATGCTTTCAAAAGCGTAATCATTCTTGATGGTCAGCCATTCATCACCGCCATCAATCTGATTGATAAAGCATAGGTTTTTGAAATAGTAACCTTGTCCAAGACACCAGTTGCCATATTGAAAAATCAGTTCCTGTTGTTGTAAGGTGTTTACCCTGACAAGCATGTGTTTGCTGAAAGGCGGGTCATTTGCTTCGGCAATCCAAGGGTTATCCAAGCCGATGGCTTCCCATATTTCTATCAAATCATTGGCATCAAAATCATTTTCCATGATGTGCGTATTTTATTCTTGAAATGTTTTATTAGATTTTTGAAACAGCACCCCGATTACAGGGTGCTGTATAGTGGTTTTTAGAATGGCAAATCGTCGTCGTCACCGCCACCCGCTGCCACGGCTTTTTTCTCCGCTTTTTTCTCTTTGGACGTATCGTTCGGTTTTACACCGTTTGAGCCGAAAAGCTTCACGGTATCAACAGCGCAACCCAAGTCGGCCTGTACTTTGCCCTCACGGTTTTTCCATGTTTGGGCTTCCACCCATCCTGAAATTTCAACGATTGCGCCTTTGGTCAAGTAAACAGCCAAACCGGGGTTTACCCAGTAAGAGCAGTTAACGTAAGCGGTCTTTTCCTTTTTTTCACCCGCTTTGGTTTTGTAACGTTGGTTCAGGGCTACGGTGAAATTGGTTACTTGTTTGTCGCCTTTAATGGTTCTTACTTCGGCGTTTGCGGTAATTCTTCCTGTGAATAACATAACTTTTGTTTTTTTAAATGAATAAATCTGTTTCGCTTTCCTTATCTCGCTTTGCTTTTCTTGATTATTTTTTAAAAGAAAAAGGGAAAAAAGAAAGCCATAGGAAGAGCCGGCTCATAGCCAAAAGGAAACGGAATAAGTCCCGGAGGGTGGGTTGGTGAGGTACGAGGCAAGCCATTATGCCGTAGTCTTTTGGCGTACTCCAAAAAAAGAATACGGCAAGACCTTAGCTGCGCTTTTTACCCGTTTCGAATAAAAAATATTAATAAATAATCCCCAATAATTTTGAAGGGCACCAAAGTACAAGTGAGTATTAGTTAACTTTAGACTCTCAAATCGACCATTATTGACTTTCATCCTAATTGCAAATGGCTAAAAACAATGATCATATCCGAAAATGTAATGGACAATGGTCTGTTCCTGACGGAACAGCTGTACCCGGACAACTTACCATAGAGTATGAGAAGGGGGCAATTTTATTGGAGATTTATAGCACAATCGATATAGAGGGTAATAACGCGGAACTGCTATTCAATTCCATTAATGCCGTACGTAATTATTATGTGGACGTGATATGGGGATTTGCGGGGGAATTGGGAGATGTTACCTTGTTTCAATGTAGCTGGCATAGCAGTGAAGGGGTTGGTGCAGGCCTAATTATAAATAGATATCGGGCCGAATTTTTAATTAGGGATATTCACCTTAGAAAAGACTTTAGAGTTAAAGCAGCAAAGTTTAACTATCCGTATTTGGGCGGCTTTTTCTTTGGTTTTAATAATCTAAATCTTCTGCATGAAATTAAGGATCTTACTATACTTGGAGATTATTATAATAAAGAAATGGTTGTCACAGACAATCTTAAGTTGAACTATGGTTCAGATATTAAAGAGTTTTTTGAAGATCTTGGTAGTAAAAAAAGGGTTCAGGTAATTGACGAGGTTATTTTTAAATATAACGAATCCGTACAAATAAAGGATTTGATGATAGACGCATTAAATTTTCGGCATTTATTGGAGTTTTCCTATGGTAGCCGATTACCAATTCAAGTTAAGGAAATAGAATTTGCGGATTTGTCAGATGAGCAAAAACTAAGAAAGAGATTACATAGTGAAGGAGAAAATCAATGTTATCATATCACTAATTTTAACCTAAATTATGCTGAGATTGTCCAAATGGGTTCTCTAAACCAAAACGAAATGTTATTTAGCCGGTGGACTCTTAGCCTTGAGGAGCTGACTGCGGTAATACAGCGTTGGTTCAAATTGTCTAATCTTAAGAATGTGGTTGATTATTACCTGGAGAGCGTTAATGAACGGACGGGCATGAAATCTCCGCAAACACATGTAAAGATCAACAACCTTTTTTTGAATTTGATTCAGGGACTTGAAGATTTCTATCGTGAAATGCTGGAACCTCAAGCAATCAAAAAAGACCGAGAGTTATTTGATATGAAGAAAGCTACAATTTTAAAAGATATCCAGGATGCATCTTTAAAACAATGGTTGAATAACACCTTTAAATTTACAAGATATTTATCGCTGGAAGATAAACTTCAGGGCCTTGTTGATCATTGCCGGCCAGCATTGGAAACAGTATTCAAACCTTTAGATTGGACAAATTTCCCAACCGCATCAAAAGATTTAAGGCATACTTTATCCCATGGCATGAACAAAAGCCAGCATCTGAGCGCCGACCTTTACCTAAATTATTACATGGCTAAATTACTGCTAACTAATTGTTTGTTACAGGCACTTAAAATAAGTCCAATTTTTTACCGCGCTACTCTGCAAACCAATTATCTGCATAACGAACTATTTGGTCAAATCATTACGAGACAAAAAGCAGCAGCGAAAAGAATTAATGAATAAATTAATAGCACAGAAAAACAAAACTGCCAAAGTGATTGGGCAATGATTATTATGTATCAAGGTTATCCCATTCATCACCGATAACCCAACGCAACGCCGATAGCTTACCATTGATCATTCCCCATTCAAAATCATCAAAGCTCAAATTTTCAGCTCCATAGGTTTCTTCAACTTTCTTTGCTGAAGCAAGCGCGCCTTCCCATATGTCTTTAATAATGGTGTGTTGAGATTTCTTAATATTGAATTGCTCTCTGTCAATCAGTTTTATTTTACCTTTTTTGATTGAAGCTTCCCTGACCTTATGCCTGTTGTACCAAATCTTTTGCTCCAGGTCGTGCTCAGCTTCCAAAATTTCTGAAAAATTCCTGTATTCGAAATCCCAATCGTTTTCATATTCAACCTCATCAACCAAGTCAGGATTAATAGTATTCAGCGCTTCGGGGAGACTTATAAAATATTGCGATTTTGCTGTGTCGAACATGCTTGCTAAATCTTCATGAGGATGTTTTTGATTCCCATTTTTTAAACTAAAATCATTTACATTTATGGGTAATAAACATTAAACCAAACTCCTGCGCTAAATTTTGAATTTTATACTCATTGTAACATTCGATAATGAGAGCATCACCAATGCTGTTTTTAGAAAGATGAAATGGCGCTATTTTATCAATCGCCCTTTGTGTGGCACGAAGCTTTATTTCATCAGAAACAGAAATTATTTCTGCATTCTTCGTTACTTCTTCCATCCTAACAATCGTATTAAAAGCGTTATCACTCATGGTAGGTATCTTTTTATCAATGTCGTTGAGCTGGGCTAAAATGCTTCCTTTGGATTCCTGATCACCATGTTCAGCAACCATCTCTTTAACTTTTTTAAATTGACTTGATAAGCTTTTACCCGCATCGGCAACGACTCTTTCTTTATTGCGATCAAATTCAGCGTAAAATATTTCCGGTAGAATAAGACTCACTTCTCCCTGTTCAATAAAGTTTGCAAGTAAATTCAGTGTACTTTCACCTTTGGAAGTCTTGGCAATATCCAGCCAGACGCAGGTGTCTATTAATAATTTGACCATAAGATTTAGATTGGTTTAAATATAAAATTACAATGCTCATTGAATATATAGCAACCCTCAACGTTAAAATCTGCTAATGGGCCATTTGTGAATATAGAGAAATCATGATTTACGACACTTAAGGCTGATTGATCCAATTTTCCTTATCCGCTTCAATTCTCACCAGTTCAGTTTCGAGATCCTTTAAATTGGCGGCTTCGAATTGCATTTTCACAAATCCGCCGTCATCTAATTTACCTTCAAATGATTCAGCTCGATAATTGATTATTAAATCAGCTTTACCAGTACGATGGATAAGTATTTTTTTGTGTAATTTATGTGATACATGATCGTAACTGTGAATTGCGGAGTAACACTTCACTTTGAGATGATCAAAATAAGGAATAGTTACTGTTACTAAGCCAGTCATGGTATTATACTGAACACTTACGCCGCCTTTATGGAGCGCAAATCCTGATGGTTTTTTTACGGTGTATTTTGCATTAGTTGGATAAAGGGTATGTATAATTTTTGTCCCCTTATACAAAACAAGTTTAAAGCGACGATTTTCAGCGCTTATTATTTCGGGCATGCCATCGTAGACATCGAATAAATCAGGTTCATTGTTGGATGAGGCTTTATAAAATTCAGCTTTATAAAGTGCATCAGCCAGTTCAACGTAGGAGAATACAGGTATGGAAGTTGGACCAAATTTGCTGGGATAATCGAGTTTAACCAGATCAGGATCATCATTTCTCCAATAAGTTCGGCCACTATATAATTCATGCCTGAGGCGAATATGCTCAAAACCGGTATCTTCATTTCCACCGATCAATATCAATCCATTTGCCGGGCTTAAATTCATAATAGCGGTCAATGTTCCACCAATGGCGAAATAATTTTCCTTTCTCAGTTCCTGCATGGATTGAGCTCGCACTTCGATGTTTGCTATCTCTTCTTGTGTTAGTAAACGCATGGCAATTACCTTTTACTGTTTATCAAATCCGTCATTATCCTGGTGGCTTCCGCCTGATTTTCCGGTTTAAGTTTAACAGCTTCGTTAAAGTCCTGGAGAACCTCCTGCATCTTATTTATTTGAATGAAACAGATGGCCCTGTTAAAGTATAATTGCCCTTTTTCTTTGTCATGTGTGTATTCAATGCCTTTTGTAAAAGAGTTAATCGCCGCTAAATAGTTTTTTTGATCATAAAAATCTTTACCTGCGATTCCAAATTTCTG
This window contains:
- a CDS encoding helix-turn-helix domain-containing protein — protein: MGKSVLKVQRLEAGEIKKILNTNDAYTVGVRLYLVYLVALGHSSRKLSELHNISFKQITNWVHRFEQDGIEGLKDKKGRGRRSAMSDGQLNRIKELVLKESPANYGFLSEKWTGPLLAQWIKTEYGLEYQKAQIYNLLEKIGIAFEKKAGLVIKV
- a CDS encoding PIN domain-containing protein — encoded protein: MVKLLIDTCVWLDIAKTSKGESTLNLLANFIEQGEVSLILPEIFYAEFDRNKERVVADAGKSLSSQFKKVKEMVAEHGDQESKGSILAQLNDIDKKIPTMSDNAFNTIVRMEEVTKNAEIISVSDEIKLRATQRAIDKIAPFHLSKNSIGDALIIECYNEYKIQNLAQEFGLMFITHKCK
- a CDS encoding ApeA N-terminal domain 1-containing protein; protein product: MAKNNDHIRKCNGQWSVPDGTAVPGQLTIEYEKGAILLEIYSTIDIEGNNAELLFNSINAVRNYYVDVIWGFAGELGDVTLFQCSWHSSEGVGAGLIINRYRAEFLIRDIHLRKDFRVKAAKFNYPYLGGFFFGFNNLNLLHEIKDLTILGDYYNKEMVVTDNLKLNYGSDIKEFFEDLGSKKRVQVIDEVIFKYNESVQIKDLMIDALNFRHLLEFSYGSRLPIQVKEIEFADLSDEQKLRKRLHSEGENQCYHITNFNLNYAEIVQMGSLNQNEMLFSRWTLSLEELTAVIQRWFKLSNLKNVVDYYLESVNERTGMKSPQTHVKINNLFLNLIQGLEDFYREMLEPQAIKKDRELFDMKKATILKDIQDASLKQWLNNTFKFTRYLSLEDKLQGLVDHCRPALETVFKPLDWTNFPTASKDLRHTLSHGMNKSQHLSADLYLNYYMAKLLLTNCLLQALKISPIFYRATLQTNYLHNELFGQIITRQKAAAKRINE
- a CDS encoding single-stranded DNA-binding protein, with the protein product MLFTGRITANAEVRTIKGDKQVTNFTVALNQRYKTKAGEKKEKTAYVNCSYWVNPGLAVYLTKGAIVEISGWVEAQTWKNREGKVQADLGCAVDTVKLFGSNGVKPNDTSKEKKAEKKAVAAGGGDDDDLPF
- a CDS encoding PRTRC system protein B, coding for MTNISEQFNNQFAPVKALLIYQNQAIQKDNYGYETDKNEVYVESYDIGKRGQPINAHPLSIAEMVTLSKLFQATEELKTNYLKPKGLLPANVLYLDAQAEGYVVWYTPPMATNLFFVDGLQIPKGEAHIPAMVWKASKNSLNVYALKGKTKPNANTPLYHAPYFNIYDSGNVCMGTVQISIDRFTRLEDFICKWEAYLYIMEIVVLRHFW
- a CDS encoding PRTRC system protein C, yielding MEVTTISRVFLHKNNGQEVRLADPARPNEIMTTEDVRNYYANIYPILTTAKIRGPEFKDDEMQYHFETTMGTKG